One genomic window of Hymenobacter sp. J193 includes the following:
- the lepB gene encoding signal peptidase I encodes MAVKFWDKRPETETAPKKPKSAAREWGDAILFAVVAATLIRWATFEAYTIPTPSMENSLLVGDYLFVSKLHYGPRTPQTPLQVPLTHQTIWGTNIPSYSEAIQLTSRRLPGFSEVKRNDVVVFNVPFEKQHPADLRTNYIKRCIGIPGDQIEVRQAQAYINGKPATNPPHLQTSYSLYTDAPVRPEIFREQGIVDYDAANGVPSPGYTNASDTVQYPALHMTKDAADFLRKQSFVKLLVEHRLPAGKPDAAVFPNSVDFPAPAPLSATTRPWNPDNYGPLQIPKEGQTVQISPENAGIYFKIIGQYEHVPGISWQNGTIYQNGQALTSYTFKQDYYFMMGDNRHNSQDSRYWGFVPADHIVGKAVLIWLSVDPNAPSFFSKIRWSRLFHIID; translated from the coding sequence ATGGCCGTAAAATTCTGGGACAAACGTCCCGAAACGGAAACCGCTCCTAAAAAGCCCAAAAGCGCAGCCCGCGAGTGGGGTGATGCCATTCTGTTTGCCGTAGTAGCCGCCACGCTCATCCGCTGGGCCACCTTCGAGGCGTACACCATCCCTACGCCCTCTATGGAAAACTCACTGCTGGTGGGCGACTACCTGTTTGTGAGCAAGCTGCACTACGGTCCGCGCACGCCCCAGACGCCCCTGCAGGTGCCCCTCACGCACCAGACCATCTGGGGCACCAACATTCCGAGCTACTCCGAGGCCATTCAGTTGACCTCCCGCCGTCTGCCCGGCTTTTCGGAAGTGAAGCGCAACGATGTGGTGGTATTCAACGTGCCTTTCGAGAAGCAGCACCCCGCCGATTTGCGCACCAACTACATTAAGCGGTGTATTGGTATTCCCGGCGACCAGATAGAGGTGCGCCAGGCTCAGGCGTATATCAACGGCAAGCCGGCCACCAACCCGCCTCACCTGCAAACCAGCTACTCGCTCTATACCGACGCGCCCGTTCGCCCGGAAATCTTCCGCGAGCAGGGCATTGTGGACTATGATGCGGCCAACGGCGTGCCTAGCCCGGGGTATACTAACGCCAGCGACACCGTGCAGTATCCTGCGCTACATATGACTAAAGATGCAGCCGATTTTCTGCGGAAGCAGTCTTTCGTAAAACTTCTTGTGGAGCATCGCCTGCCCGCTGGAAAACCCGATGCGGCCGTGTTCCCCAACTCGGTAGATTTCCCAGCTCCCGCGCCCTTGAGTGCCACTACGCGCCCCTGGAACCCTGACAACTATGGTCCGCTGCAAATACCGAAGGAAGGCCAGACCGTGCAGATTTCACCCGAAAACGCGGGTATCTATTTCAAGATTATCGGTCAGTATGAGCATGTACCCGGCATCAGCTGGCAGAACGGCACCATATACCAGAACGGCCAGGCACTGACTAGCTACACCTTCAAGCAGGATTACTACTTCATGATGGGCGACAACCGCCACAACTCCCAGGACTCGCGCTACTGGGGCTTTGTGCCCGCCGACCACATTGTGGGCAAAGCGGTGCTCATCTGGCTTTCAGTTGACCCCAACGCCCCAAGCTTCTTCAGCAAAATCCGCTGGAGCCGCCTGTTCCACATCATCGACTAA
- the apaG gene encoding Co2+/Mg2+ efflux protein ApaG, producing the protein MNTISTQGVTVSVTTNYLPDYSSPSQEHYVFAYKIAIRNDSEYTVKLLRRHWYIYDANGVVREVEGEGVVGQQPVLEPGESHQYVSGCNLKTGVGKMRGTYQMERLVDGSHFDVDIPEFTLIVPFRLN; encoded by the coding sequence ATGAATACTATCAGTACGCAGGGAGTAACCGTGAGTGTTACGACCAACTATCTGCCCGACTATTCCAGCCCCAGCCAGGAGCACTACGTCTTTGCGTATAAGATTGCTATCCGCAACGACAGTGAATATACCGTAAAGCTCTTGCGCCGCCATTGGTACATCTACGACGCCAACGGCGTGGTGCGTGAGGTGGAAGGCGAAGGTGTGGTAGGCCAGCAGCCCGTGCTGGAGCCCGGCGAGTCGCACCAGTACGTGTCGGGCTGCAACCTGAAGACGGGCGTAGGCAAGATGCGCGGCACTTACCAGATGGAGCGCCTCGTAGATGGCAGCCACTTTGATGTGGACATTCCCGAGTTCACGCTCATCGTCCCGTTCCGGTTGAATTAG
- a CDS encoding DUF5683 domain-containing protein produces the protein MLLAAGLLTHAGQAQTVTAGPDSTRLPAPKAVKDSSRRTEKFLGWRVTRPKKAALLSAIAPGAGQIYNRKYWKLPLVYGALGFTVGTEVLFQKRYKEYTLGYKARTDGIVATVDTGPRSSKEASAANVRTKLDAFRRGRDIWIAYSAVAYTLNIVDALVDAHLRDFDISDDLSLQWQPDVLRVPTARLTPGVAVSLTLKSNKK, from the coding sequence GTGTTGCTGGCCGCCGGGCTGCTAACCCACGCGGGCCAGGCGCAAACCGTGACGGCCGGCCCCGATTCGACGCGGCTGCCGGCGCCCAAAGCGGTAAAGGACTCCAGCCGCCGCACCGAGAAGTTTCTGGGTTGGCGTGTGACGCGGCCTAAAAAGGCGGCGCTGCTGTCGGCCATTGCACCCGGTGCGGGCCAGATCTACAACCGTAAATATTGGAAGCTGCCGCTGGTATATGGCGCGCTCGGCTTTACGGTGGGCACAGAAGTCCTCTTTCAGAAGCGCTACAAAGAATATACCCTTGGCTATAAGGCCCGCACCGATGGCATTGTGGCCACGGTAGATACTGGACCGCGCTCTAGCAAGGAAGCATCGGCAGCCAACGTACGAACCAAGCTTGATGCTTTCCGGCGGGGCCGCGACATTTGGATTGCTTACTCGGCCGTGGCCTACACCCTCAACATCGTGGACGCCTTGGTGGATGCCCACCTGCGCGACTTCGACATCAGTGACGACCTGAGTTTGCAGTGGCAGCCGGATGTGCTACGCGTGCCCACAGCCCGCCTTACGCCCGGCGTGGCGGTTTCTCTTACGTTGAAATCCAACAAGAAGTAA
- a CDS encoding uracil-DNA glycosylase, translated as MTVKIEESWRKALQPEFEKPYFQHLTTFLRGEYATATVYPPGPQIFHAFEACPFNAVKVVILGQDPYHGRGQAHGLSFSVAEGVRTPPSLQNIFKELQEDIPATLPPPNGNLDRWARQGVLLLNATLTVRAGEPGSHQKKGWEQFTDAAIQQVSEQKENVVFILWGAYAQKKGEIIDTKKHLVLKAAHPSPYAADRGFFGSRPFSQTNAYLAQHGQEPIVW; from the coding sequence ATGACGGTAAAGATAGAAGAAAGCTGGCGCAAGGCCCTGCAGCCCGAGTTTGAAAAGCCCTATTTTCAGCACCTCACCACGTTTCTGCGTGGGGAGTACGCTACGGCCACGGTATACCCGCCCGGCCCCCAGATTTTTCACGCCTTCGAAGCCTGCCCGTTCAATGCCGTGAAGGTGGTTATTCTGGGCCAGGACCCCTATCACGGCCGCGGCCAGGCGCACGGCCTGTCGTTTTCGGTGGCGGAGGGAGTGCGCACGCCGCCATCCCTGCAAAATATCTTCAAGGAGCTACAGGAGGATATTCCGGCCACGCTTCCGCCGCCCAACGGCAACCTGGACCGGTGGGCCCGTCAGGGCGTGCTGCTGCTGAATGCCACGCTCACGGTGCGTGCCGGGGAGCCGGGCTCCCACCAGAAAAAAGGCTGGGAGCAGTTCACCGACGCCGCCATTCAGCAAGTATCGGAGCAGAAGGAGAATGTGGTTTTTATTCTCTGGGGCGCCTACGCCCAGAAGAAGGGCGAAATCATCGACACCAAGAAGCACCTGGTGCTCAAGGCCGCGCACCCTTCGCCCTACGCCGCCGACCGGGGCTTTTTCGGCTCCCGACCCTTCAGTCAAACCAACGCCTACCTCGCCCAGCACGGCCAGGAGCCCATCGTGTGGTAG
- a CDS encoding O-methyltransferase: MLHQILSYFRFLLRSGNAHGLHSPFVFGLYAHVINHDGEFAAFAAIEKRRRKLLASSEQLTVRDFGAGSHTGAGRQRRVRDIARTAAKPRPLAQLLFRLVNWRQPHTVVELGTSLGLTTTYLAAANSRTQVLTFEGCPATAAVARQTFQELKLNNIQLIEGNLDETLGPALTQLPQSLDFAFFDGNHRYEPTMRYFEQCLRYRTDDSLFILDDIHWSPEMGRAWAAIKQHPEVTLTIDLFFVGLVFFRKNQPKQHFILRFNHAVDKLLERTRWLSA; this comes from the coding sequence TTGCTGCACCAGATTCTTAGCTATTTCCGGTTTTTGCTCCGCTCGGGGAATGCGCATGGGCTGCATTCCCCGTTCGTTTTTGGGCTCTACGCGCACGTCATCAACCACGACGGGGAATTCGCGGCCTTTGCGGCCATCGAAAAGCGTCGCCGGAAGCTCTTGGCCAGCTCGGAGCAACTCACGGTCCGCGACTTTGGGGCGGGCTCGCACACGGGCGCTGGTCGCCAGCGCCGCGTGCGCGACATTGCCCGCACGGCTGCTAAGCCGCGGCCGTTGGCTCAGCTGTTATTCCGGCTGGTGAACTGGCGGCAGCCGCACACTGTGGTGGAGCTGGGCACGTCCCTGGGCCTCACTACTACCTACCTGGCCGCTGCCAACTCACGTACGCAAGTACTCACGTTCGAGGGCTGTCCCGCTACGGCGGCTGTGGCCCGGCAGACTTTCCAGGAGCTTAAACTGAATAACATTCAGCTCATAGAAGGCAACCTCGATGAAACCCTGGGGCCGGCCCTAACCCAACTGCCGCAGTCACTGGATTTCGCCTTTTTCGACGGCAACCACCGCTACGAGCCCACCATGCGCTACTTCGAGCAGTGCCTCCGTTACCGCACCGACGACAGCCTGTTCATCCTGGACGATATTCACTGGTCACCGGAAATGGGACGAGCCTGGGCCGCCATCAAGCAGCACCCCGAGGTGACGCTCACCATCGACCTATTTTTCGTGGGCCTGGTATTCTTCCGGAAAAATCAACCGAAGCAGCATTTCATCCTCCGCTTCAATCACGCCGTGGATAAGCTGCTTGAGCGTACTCGTTGGCTTTCGGCTTGA
- the dapB gene encoding 4-hydroxy-tetrahydrodipicolinate reductase, giving the protein MKILLIGYGKMGRALEAQAQVRGHQIVGIVDPARPDVRITDFTPAQADVAIEFTHPDAAFQNVATTLRQGIPVVCGSTGWLHHFEEARAVAQQTGTGLFYASNYSVGVNLFFHFNEYLAAKMHQFGGYDVRVREIHHVHKVDQPSGTALTTAQGIMQHFPTKTTWRNEPTTAAHELAVLSEREGEVVGTHEVTYTSALDTIELRHEAHSRDAFAQGAMLAAEWLPGKAGIFGMKDLLGL; this is encoded by the coding sequence ATGAAGATTCTGCTGATTGGCTACGGCAAAATGGGTCGGGCGCTGGAAGCCCAGGCCCAGGTTCGAGGCCACCAGATTGTGGGCATCGTGGACCCGGCCCGGCCCGACGTGCGCATCACCGATTTCACCCCGGCCCAGGCCGACGTGGCCATTGAGTTCACCCACCCCGATGCCGCCTTCCAGAACGTGGCGACGACGCTGCGCCAGGGTATTCCGGTGGTATGCGGCTCCACGGGCTGGCTGCATCACTTCGAGGAGGCCCGCGCTGTGGCCCAGCAAACGGGCACGGGCTTGTTTTACGCTTCCAACTACAGCGTGGGCGTGAACCTATTCTTTCATTTCAACGAGTACCTGGCGGCCAAAATGCATCAGTTTGGCGGCTACGACGTGCGGGTGCGCGAAATTCACCACGTTCACAAGGTAGACCAGCCCAGCGGCACGGCCCTCACCACCGCCCAAGGCATCATGCAGCATTTCCCTACTAAAACCACCTGGCGCAACGAGCCCACCACGGCCGCGCATGAGCTGGCGGTGCTGTCAGAGCGCGAAGGAGAAGTGGTGGGCACGCACGAGGTAACGTACACCTCCGCCCTCGATACCATTGAGCTGCGCCACGAAGCCCACAGCCGCGACGCCTTTGCCCAGGGCGCCATGCTGGCTGCTGAGTGGCTGCCGGGCAAGGCCGGCATTTTTGGAATGAAAGATTTGTTGGGACTTTAA
- a CDS encoding ParB/RepB/Spo0J family partition protein — translation MSEKPEEKSTPAAAPKRKIGGLGRGLNALIEGSYEKKSERLVSHPVNSVGLIPVGQIQANPYQPRTHFDQDALQELAESIKVQGIIQPVTVRQTGTNAYQLISGERRLQASKLAGLDAIPAYIRKADDQQMLEMALIENIQRENLNAIEIALSYQRLVSECNLKQEELGDRVGKNRSTVTNYLRLLKLPPDIQIGLRDAVISMGHARALISIDDTEQQLALFRRIVAEELSVRRVEQLVRNGGSTAKPGTPEAQPTEEQSLHIPVAELRRTERHLSERFGSRVMVKPGPQGRGEIKIAFDSVEDMQRILHILQPA, via the coding sequence ATGTCAGAGAAACCCGAAGAGAAGTCGACGCCGGCAGCGGCCCCGAAGCGTAAAATTGGTGGGCTGGGCCGGGGCCTGAATGCCCTGATTGAAGGCAGCTACGAGAAAAAGAGCGAGCGGCTGGTGTCGCACCCCGTCAACTCGGTGGGGCTGATTCCGGTGGGCCAGATCCAGGCCAACCCCTATCAGCCGCGCACTCACTTCGACCAGGATGCCCTGCAGGAGCTGGCCGAAAGCATCAAGGTGCAAGGCATCATTCAGCCCGTAACGGTGCGCCAGACGGGCACCAACGCCTATCAGCTCATCAGTGGGGAGCGGCGCCTGCAGGCCTCCAAGCTGGCCGGTCTGGATGCCATTCCGGCTTACATCCGCAAGGCCGACGACCAGCAGATGCTGGAAATGGCCCTGATTGAGAACATTCAGCGCGAAAACCTCAACGCCATTGAAATTGCCCTCAGCTACCAGCGCCTAGTGAGCGAGTGCAACCTCAAGCAGGAAGAGCTGGGCGACCGGGTAGGCAAAAACCGCTCGACGGTGACCAACTACCTGCGCCTGCTCAAGCTCCCGCCCGATATTCAGATTGGCCTGCGCGACGCGGTTATATCCATGGGCCATGCCCGGGCGCTTATCAGTATTGATGACACCGAGCAACAATTGGCCTTGTTCCGCCGCATCGTAGCCGAGGAGTTGTCGGTGCGCCGGGTAGAGCAACTAGTGCGCAACGGGGGCAGCACGGCCAAGCCAGGCACGCCCGAGGCCCAGCCTACGGAGGAGCAAAGCCTGCACATACCGGTGGCCGAGTTACGCCGCACGGAGCGGCACTTGTCGGAGCGGTTTGGCTCCCGCGTGATGGTGAAGCCGGGGCCACAGGGGCGGGGTGAAATCAAAATTGCTTTCGACTCGGTAGAAGACATGCAGCGTATTCTGCACATTCTGCAACCAGCATAA
- a CDS encoding metal-dependent hydrolase: MQLTYFGHSCFLLETGGSRLLFDPFIRPNPLAKDVDVDAIEADYLLLSHGHGDHVADAEEIGKRTGAALIGMFELANWFGARGLNARYGMNLGGTLRLPFGTVKMVPALHSNSLPDGSYGGPAVGFVVESEGKTLYFAGDTALSYEMKTLAEQHAIDVALLPIGDLFTMGIDDALTAARWAGAPRVVGMHYDTFPPIALNHEEAQAKAQRAGKELLLLKIGETITI; the protein is encoded by the coding sequence ATGCAGCTTACCTATTTCGGGCACTCGTGCTTTCTGCTGGAAACCGGCGGCAGCCGCCTGCTCTTCGACCCGTTTATTCGTCCGAACCCGCTGGCCAAAGACGTGGACGTAGACGCCATTGAGGCCGACTACCTGCTGCTCAGCCACGGGCACGGCGACCATGTGGCCGACGCAGAGGAAATCGGCAAGCGCACCGGCGCGGCCCTCATCGGCATGTTTGAGCTAGCCAACTGGTTTGGAGCCCGGGGCCTAAACGCCCGCTACGGCATGAACCTCGGCGGCACGCTGCGCTTGCCCTTCGGCACGGTGAAGATGGTGCCGGCCCTGCACTCCAACTCCCTGCCCGATGGCTCCTACGGCGGTCCGGCTGTGGGCTTCGTGGTAGAGTCGGAAGGCAAAACCCTGTACTTTGCCGGCGACACGGCCCTGAGCTACGAAATGAAGACGCTGGCCGAGCAGCACGCCATCGACGTGGCCCTGCTGCCCATCGGTGACCTGTTCACGATGGGCATCGACGACGCGCTGACGGCTGCCCGCTGGGCTGGCGCCCCGCGCGTGGTGGGCATGCACTACGACACCTTCCCGCCAATAGCCCTCAACCACGAAGAAGCCCAGGCCAAAGCCCAGCGCGCCGGCAAGGAGCTGCTGCTGCTGAAGATTGGCGAAACCATTACCATATGA
- a CDS encoding IS5 family transposase, with the protein MVDGYQPLTDSQWQVIELLLPVQRRRRLCLRHVFDALLYVCRTGCQWRALPPQFPPWTAVYYYFYRWQRLGLWQQLNTVVNALDRVAHGREPTPALACIDSQSVKLAPRIYEHRGLDAHKLVNGRKRQLLVDSGGRIWAAHVHAAHRHDSTSALALLPHRPWWARRLQLVLTDAAYRGRFTRHLLSLGVAQQISSRPPTQRGFVPLARRWVVERTFAWLACFRRVVVDYEFTPASHAAWLLLANITMALNRA; encoded by the coding sequence ATGGTTGACGGCTATCAACCCCTTACTGACTCGCAATGGCAAGTTATCGAGTTGCTGCTGCCTGTGCAACGGCGCCGACGCCTGTGTTTGCGTCACGTCTTCGATGCGTTGCTTTACGTGTGTCGCACCGGCTGTCAGTGGCGGGCGCTACCCCCGCAGTTCCCACCCTGGACGGCGGTGTACTACTATTTCTACCGCTGGCAGCGTCTGGGCCTGTGGCAGCAACTCAACACGGTCGTCAACGCCCTGGACCGGGTGGCACACGGCCGCGAACCTACCCCGGCGCTGGCTTGCATCGACAGCCAAAGCGTCAAGCTGGCTCCGCGTATCTACGAACACCGCGGCCTGGACGCGCATAAACTCGTCAATGGCCGCAAACGTCAGCTACTGGTTGATTCGGGCGGGCGCATCTGGGCCGCGCACGTGCACGCGGCCCACCGCCATGACAGCACCAGCGCGCTGGCTTTGCTGCCCCACCGCCCCTGGTGGGCGCGGCGCCTTCAGCTGGTGCTCACCGATGCGGCCTACCGTGGGCGCTTCACCCGCCACCTGCTGAGCTTGGGGGTGGCTCAGCAAATCAGCAGCCGCCCGCCCACGCAGCGCGGTTTCGTGCCGCTGGCCCGGCGTTGGGTCGTGGAGCGTACCTTCGCCTGGCTGGCCTGTTTTCGCCGCGTAGTCGTTGATTACGAATTCACCCCTGCTAGCCACGCCGCCTGGCTCTTGCTGGCCAACATCACCATGGCCCTTAATCGAGCCTGA
- a CDS encoding PA14 domain-containing protein: protein MRSLVLCSLVAGLCVVDAAVATAGGALVVSAAPAQGAGTGLTASYFNNGTLAGSPAMRRIDKTLDFRWGMNPPAPNIPADYFSIRWEGLLAAPTTGTYRFVAVTTDEVRLWVNGRKVLDTWGGRKADSGDGFIQLAANEKTTFKLEFAAGEGDAKFQLQWMPPGRAPQVIPTGNLYPNGSTLMPDPEPGTAPAVAAAAPAPAPAAPVKKKEKVERKPPAPKAPVVAAAKPAPAPAKPAPEPAKPVAKAEKPVAKAEKPVAKAEKPAKVTPPPPPPLEPAIYILTSRTTGRPLEVDDPSRPNMRAYQPLPVGTAVEPSTTPQWRIESLNNGFYRLMVPGNSRVLEVLGSSTSNGTPMNLWPYYSGNNQIWRIEPVDSGYYKIIAKHSNKALTARDSTDSGVQQWRYRENENQHWKLQKVTPPKTDFSRLAVNRPGIGTNNMSIYPNPSNGVAQLTYTLKEETPVGWVLYSQQGAVVRVSDYRRRPVGPQLQTLEFTDLPPGDYSLHLTVGTSTTRHQLSIRQPSTTATGASATE, encoded by the coding sequence GTGCGTTCTTTAGTACTCTGTTCACTGGTAGCCGGGCTTTGTGTGGTCGACGCGGCGGTAGCAACGGCCGGCGGTGCGCTGGTGGTTTCGGCAGCGCCCGCGCAGGGTGCCGGCACGGGCCTCACGGCCAGCTACTTCAACAATGGCACGCTGGCCGGCTCACCCGCCATGCGCCGCATCGATAAAACCCTGGATTTCCGCTGGGGCATGAACCCGCCGGCCCCGAACATTCCGGCCGATTACTTTTCGATTCGCTGGGAAGGGCTGCTGGCCGCGCCCACCACGGGCACTTACCGCTTTGTGGCCGTGACGACCGATGAGGTGCGCCTGTGGGTGAACGGTCGCAAAGTGCTGGACACCTGGGGCGGCCGCAAAGCCGACAGCGGGGACGGCTTCATTCAGCTGGCAGCCAACGAAAAGACCACGTTCAAGCTGGAATTTGCGGCAGGCGAAGGCGACGCTAAGTTTCAGCTCCAGTGGATGCCGCCCGGCCGCGCGCCCCAGGTTATTCCGACCGGCAATCTGTACCCCAACGGCTCTACCCTGATGCCTGACCCGGAGCCCGGCACGGCCCCGGCGGTAGCCGCCGCAGCTCCAGCGCCGGCCCCGGCCGCCCCGGTCAAGAAAAAGGAAAAGGTAGAGCGCAAGCCCCCGGCGCCCAAAGCGCCCGTGGTAGCGGCGGCTAAACCCGCTCCGGCCCCCGCCAAACCTGCCCCGGAGCCTGCCAAGCCGGTAGCCAAAGCCGAGAAGCCAGTTGCCAAAGCGGAGAAACCGGTTGCCAAAGCCGAAAAGCCCGCTAAGGTTACCCCGCCCCCACCGCCACCCCTGGAGCCGGCCATCTATATTCTGACCTCGCGCACCACGGGCCGACCGCTGGAGGTGGATGACCCTAGCCGCCCTAACATGCGCGCCTACCAGCCGCTGCCCGTGGGCACGGCCGTGGAGCCCAGCACCACGCCGCAGTGGCGCATCGAGAGTCTGAACAATGGCTTCTACCGCCTGATGGTACCCGGCAACAGCCGCGTGCTGGAAGTGCTGGGCAGCTCTACGTCCAACGGTACGCCCATGAATCTGTGGCCTTACTATAGCGGCAACAACCAGATCTGGCGCATCGAGCCTGTGGACAGCGGCTATTATAAAATCATTGCCAAGCACAGCAACAAGGCCCTCACTGCCCGCGACTCTACCGACAGCGGCGTGCAGCAGTGGCGCTACCGCGAAAATGAAAACCAGCACTGGAAGCTGCAGAAAGTAACGCCGCCTAAGACGGACTTTTCGCGCTTAGCAGTAAACCGACCGGGTATCGGCACCAACAACATGAGCATCTACCCCAACCCCAGCAATGGGGTGGCTCAGCTCACTTACACGCTCAAGGAAGAAACGCCCGTAGGCTGGGTGCTTTACAGCCAGCAGGGCGCCGTAGTGCGCGTGTCGGACTACCGGCGCCGGCCAGTCGGGCCCCAGCTTCAGACGCTGGAGTTTACTGATCTGCCCCCCGGCGACTATTCCTTGCACCTCACCGTAGGCACCTCCACCACGCGCCATCAGCTGTCGATCCGGCAGCCCAGCACTACCGCCACCGGGGCCAGCGCCACCGAATAG
- a CDS encoding ParA family protein: protein MGKIIAVANQKGGVGKTTSSINLAASLAALEYRTLLVDADPQANATSGVGFDPKDIQNSIYECMVDGINAQDIILQTNVLPHLDLMPSHIDLVGAEVEMINLPNREEKMKDALRPLADQYDFIIIDCSPSLGLITVNALTAAHSVIIPVQCEYFALEGLGKLLNTVKIIQSRLNEELEIEGILLTMYDVRLRLSNQVVEEVKLHFQQLVFDTIIPRNVKLSESPSFGIPVILHDAESKGSISYLNLAREIVEKNSVDATPEAAEDSAA, encoded by the coding sequence ATGGGAAAAATCATTGCGGTAGCCAATCAGAAGGGCGGGGTGGGCAAAACCACTTCTTCGATCAACCTCGCGGCCTCCCTGGCGGCGCTGGAGTATCGGACCCTGCTCGTGGATGCCGATCCGCAGGCCAACGCCACCTCCGGCGTGGGCTTCGACCCGAAGGATATCCAGAATAGCATCTACGAGTGCATGGTGGACGGCATCAATGCCCAGGACATTATCCTGCAAACCAACGTGCTGCCCCACCTCGACCTCATGCCCTCCCACATCGATCTGGTGGGCGCCGAGGTGGAAATGATTAACCTGCCCAACCGGGAAGAGAAGATGAAAGACGCGCTGCGGCCCCTGGCCGATCAGTACGACTTCATCATCATCGACTGCTCGCCTTCCCTGGGCCTCATCACGGTGAATGCCCTCACAGCCGCGCACTCCGTCATTATTCCGGTGCAGTGCGAGTACTTTGCCCTCGAAGGCTTGGGCAAGCTGCTGAATACCGTCAAAATTATTCAGAGCCGCCTAAACGAGGAGTTGGAGATTGAGGGCATCCTGCTCACGATGTACGATGTGCGCCTGCGCCTCTCCAACCAAGTGGTGGAGGAAGTAAAGCTGCACTTCCAGCAGCTGGTGTTCGATACCATCATTCCGCGCAACGTGAAGCTGTCGGAGTCGCCCAGCTTTGGTATTCCCGTTATTCTGCACGACGCCGAGAGCAAAGGCTCCATCAGCTACCTGAATCTGGCCCGCGAAATCGTGGAAAAGAACTCGGTGGACGCTACGCCAGAAGCTGCCGAGGACAGCGCGGCGTAA